TGTCTTCCCTCTCCTAACACCAACCCGCCCTCAGCATGGACATCGGAGGACTGACCACCGTGGTAGCGAACTCTGCGTACATCAACGCCCGCGGAAGCATCGATGGCTCCAACGCGGCAGCAGCTCGGGATAAGAAGTACCACTCTCGCCTCAAGCTGCCCCACATCACCGTGTGTGAGGGCCTGAGGGACACTCTGGATTTGGCCTTCGACTCGGTTTGCGTGCAACAGCCAATTGGCAAACGACTATTTAGGGAATTTTTGGAAGCGAATCAAGATTATCATGGCGCTTGTCGTTTGTGGAAAGACATCGAGGACTACGACCTGGCAGAGGACTCTGAAAGGGCGAAGAAAGCCTCCAAGATTGTTCAGCGGTACATGGACCCATCTGCCAAACACTTCTGCCCGTACCTGCCTGAGGACATCATAGCCAAGGTGAAGGAAAGCCTGGAGTCTGTGGGGGACAGTTTGTTTGCTGCGGCATTAGATAAAACGCTGGAATACCTTCAAGAGGCCCCGTACGTTTTCTTCCTGGAGAGCATGTACCTGAAGAGGTTCCTGCAGTGGAAGTGGCTCGAGATGCAACCCATGGATGACGACTGGTTCCTGGACTTCCGTGTGCTGGGTAAAGGTGGGTTCGGGGAGGTGTCTGCCTGTCAGATGAGGGCCACTGGGAAACTTTACGCCTGTAAGAAACTCAACAAGAAGAggctgaagaagaggaaaggctATGAGGTGAATGTCACTTTGTATAGGATGCTTTTTCAAGCTTCATGGCGGTTCTTGTAGAAGTGCTCTTAGTGCAACGGGATTAAAAACATCCAGATATCATCAAAATTGTGCTTTAAATACCACTTTAAACTTTGGATAATTTAGCTTCAGTAAGTGTATTGACCTACAACATTGGAGGATAATTAGTTTCAGTTCATTACAGgctcctttttatgtttttattccaagATGAAGTGAATACTGAAGGTATTTTGTGGGTTTTAGGCATTAGAGAAAGTGTTCTGAGCTGTGCAAGCTGGACTGCTGCTAATCATCTTTGTCCCTGCCTTTGTCTTGTTTGGCTTTAGCCtgcagacttaaacacagagaCAGGGATAGAGTGATTACTGGGAGCTTTGCTGAAAAGCTCCTCTGAAGGGAACTCCTTGGCACAGTTGTGTCTTGTCCTTGACTCGTCCGCAGTCACTCTTTCACCTCCTCTAAAATGGCACTGGACGTGACCCCTAACCCTTGTGGACAAGAATcccttttagcttctttttcaATTTGAAATGGGTCTTtcctaaataattttttatttttttccttgcaggGAGCGATGGTGGAGAAGAGGATTCTTGAGAAGGTCCACAGTCGCTTCATTGTCTCATTGGCGTATGCCTTCCAGACAAAGGAAGAGCTTTGTCTGGTCATGACTATCATGAATGGAGGAGATCTGAAGTAATTTTacattcagaaaacacaaacataaaccttttttattctaGAATATGTTGTAACTTTATATGCATTCATTAAATCTTAGTAAACAGAACTTGTTCTAATGTAGTTGCTCTTTaatacctttatttaaaaaaatagcattaacatagaaatttaattttgagtGAATTGTGACTCCTGCTGTGAGTAAATTTACATATACTAAAAAGTCCTACATTCTTTAATAACGTTACGGTGTGTATTATTTGTTGTAAACAGGTAGTTCTTGCATACATGTGATGGGGAAAGCTTGTCCAGTTTATTCAGAAACATTCATGGGAGAAGGGTAAAGTTCAAAGTCAATTTATGCAAATTTGACTGCAAAGGAATTTGGGgcattctttcattttcacttaATGTCTGAGAGAACATTATAGTCAggggaaaaaagtttaaactacACTTcagcattaaaaattaaatgtaaatatatattttaaaatcagaatgcACTGATAGCTTCTGTCGGGTTTTTAATATCCACGACTCCTGTAACATGTTAGGATATATAGCAGAGGATATGTGCAGACATTTAATCATCTCGACACATGATGGCGCCAGAAGCTCACCTGTTCTCCGTTCGTTTCTGCCAGGTATCACATCTACCTGGTGGATGAAAACAACCCGGGGTTCGACGAGCCCAGGGCCTGTTTTTACATCGCTCAGATCATCCAAGGCTTAGAGCATCTTCACCAGAAGAAAATCATCTATCGGGATCTCAAGCCGGAAAATGTGCTGCTTGACAACGATGGTAATTTGTTTTACCCGAACCTAATCGCCTATGAAGCTGCACGTGATGACCGACAGGATGTTTGTATTCCCTGAAACAGGCAACGTGCGGATATCTGACTTGGGTCTAGCTGTGGAGCTAAAAGAAGGCAAAACAATGACCAAAGGCTACGCTGGGACACCGGGTATGTCTTTTCTGAAAACAGATCAGTGAGAAGCTTGAAGGTTTGTTTCTCTGGTTAAGGTTTTTGGCAACTGATGGATTTGGTTTCTTGCAGGGTACATGGCTCCAGAGATGCTGAAAGGAGACAAATACAACACTTCAGTGGACTACTTCACCTTGGGGGTGACTTTGTACGAGTTTATCGCTGCCAAGAATCCCTTCAGAAACAGGGGGGAGAAGGTTAGTTCTGCAACAACTTACGCAGGAAAAAGGGCAGAGTTGGTTGAAATGAAAGCACTGACGGGAGGTTACTCTGCCCAGGTCGAACGTGAAGACATGAAGGAGCGCATGCTGACTCGCGTGGTGACCTACCCAGACAACTTCAGCGAGCACACCAAGTCACTGTGTGACGGTCTGCTGGCCAAAGACGTGGAGCAGAGGATGGGTTTTAAGAATGAATGCTGCGATGAAATCAGAGCACATCCGTTTTTCAAAAGTATTAACTGGAGGAAACTGAATGCAGGTACCATctattttcttgttgttcagCATCACTGCCTAAATAGAGCAGAATATGAGTCTATTTTCACCTGACATTTCTCCCCTCTTCAGGTATTCTCCCCCCTCCTTTTGTCCCTGACCCTAAAGTGGTTTACGCTAAAAGTCTGGACGACGTCGGGGCTTTCTCCTCGGTGCGGGGCGTAGGCCTGGAGGATTCGGATAAAAGCTTTTTCGATGAGTTTGCCACTGGCAACATCTCGATCCCTTGGCAGGAGGAGATGATTGAAATGGGCATTTATGGCGAGCTCAACCTTTGGGGCCCTGAAGGCACCATCCCAAATGACCTTCGCAGGGAGTCCATCTTAGAGCAGCCCAAGTCTTCAACCTGCTGCGTATCGTAACGCCACAGAAATGCACCGAAAACACGTGAACCATAGACTTGTAATTCTTTAGAATATGCATTTAAGAAACTCAAGTCCTCAGGAAGGACATGAGTCTCCTCTGAACTGTCTGATTGCAGACTGAAACaatttgagatgttttttaaagaagaaaaaaaagtgtggatTTCAGCACAATCTTAGATGggaaaaattgtcatttttaccactttttttgtttttttcccattttcttcACTGTCAGTTTGCTCACccaccttttctttgtttgtgtgtatgtgctaGATTAAtgcaattgttttgttttttgatctgtctttaaaaaaaaatcccattaatGAACAGAGCTTTCTGGTGCGGTCACTGCTGCTTACTGTATTTGTCTCTGCTGCattatgctgcttttaatggatagttttgttttgttttgtcaacaaGATAAAAAGTTATATTTCCCAACAAATCCAATGTTTCAAGCTTGTAGAGAAACATTTCTAAAGGGTTCATTTGATTGATGATTACTGACTCTTCTTTACTCTGTATGTATGAGGTAAGGCAAATTAAAACAGACTGGTTTTACAGCAAtttatttctggaaaaaaaaaagttgaacaaCAGGTGAATgtataaaagtagcaaatattTGGAAATGCCATGTCAAATAAAATAGCTTATTCTTATGACAGTTTGTGTCAggaagtttttctgtgaaacaatGTTCAAAGTACCGTTGAGGAATGTCATGCAAACACTCATCACAGCTCAAAGTAAATTCTCTTTAAATGCCAGTAACCTACTTTACAAgatggaaatgaaaagtgtaaTTTGTTCTTATACTGTCGCTTTATCAAGTTAAATTTTGTTTAACGTAAACTTACcgacaaaagcaaaaagaaacagcaaataTACATTCATCGGAAAAAGAAAGACCACCTTCTttcagttttatggttttacacTTCAGGACAATCTAAAAagatctttaccaggttctaaaattatataaatccatcctcaaatgtacaaaaatacagattccaccatgtcactatttatgaaacacaaattaaaccaaaatggaaaagaagcTGTGTGAGACAAGATGAAATGCTCCCCGTGATTTAACAACACCTTTAGCTGCAGAGCtgacatggttgtggaggaattttggcccactcttctttacatcACTTCAGTTCATTGATGTTTGCAGACTTAAGGTCCCACCTCCACCGTTCAGTCGCTGTGAGGTCTGTACTTTGACTGGaccttgtttattttctgttgtagatcagctgctgtgttcgGGATCGTTGTTCTGGTGCTTCATGACCCAATTttgtccaagcttcagctgttggacagatggtCTCAGATTGAACGTTAGAATACTTTGGTCTACAGAAGACTTCATGTTCGACTCAGTGACTGCGAGGTGCCcgggtcctgtggctgcaaaaccaacccaaatcatcacccctccaccactgtgcttcacAGCTGCTGTCAGGTGTTAAATATGCTTTCGTTAAATATGGAACTGTGcgttatgggtaaacatctcctCTCTGGTCTCATCTgtcagaagtcttgtggttcattcagacaACTTTGCAAACCTTAGTGGTACTGTCATGTTCAGCTTTCTCTTACAACTCTTCCAAACAAGCCGTATTTAATTTCTCCTTGTACTGTCataaactttaacctttaacctgctaactgaagggtgaacttagttttttttacacacaatgCTTCTactttagttttgcttttgtttaataaatattatcaTGGTGGAGCCTGCTGTGTGTTGCTGTTCGCTTAAGATTAGAAAAATTTAGAGCCTGGtaaagataattttttattttatcctgatacataaaaccctagaattaaaagaaggtggactttctttttcatatGACTGTAcaaacactgattcaaatcaataaaaagaaactaaagtttCTGTTCCACTCACAAGTTATTTACAAAACCTATTCTTAGGAATTTCACGGCCCTGGACGTACTTTGTCATTCCTTCGCTGTGGCCTTGTATATCCTCACCTCCTGCTGCGGCAGCTCAGTGAGCAGCATGGTGTTAAATTTGCTCCTAAAGCTCTCTATGAACCTCAGGTCCGACTGGAATCGGATTTTGTTGGCCAACAGTAAGGTGGTCCCACTTCCCGGTCTGCAGAAGTGAAGCATCGTTTTCAGCAGCTCCTCGAGGAAGTCGTGATGGTAGATCACGTCTGCTGCGAGCACGTAGTCGTAGTGGCAGGACGGGTAGGGGAAGTGACGCTCGAGGTCCTGACCCCAGGAGAGGGCTGCCACCTGGGGGGTGTAGCGGGAGCGGCCCTTAGTGTTCCTCCGAAGGTTGAAGGTCAGATTAGACAAAATCTCTGACTGATCAGTAGCTGTCACCCAAGCACCTGAATCAAACAATAGATAGgagagataaaaacaagatgGTGGCTGATTTTTACATTAGTTGATGAAATGAGAAGTTGAAAATGGCACTGAAATCACTGAGGCTGATCCAGCACAGTCCATGAAACAACAGTAACCAAACATCAAATATGGTGCATAAGCATATTTTTAATTAGTAATTCCTAAATATGACCTTTGTATATTAGTTAATTACTACTAATGCACTACTTGCTGCACACTAAGATGGTAGCTGAAGGACTTGTAGGAGTCTGTAGCTGCTTTTAATCTCTTGACCTTTTCACAAAACGGTTCTGCTTTCAAAATGAGTCCCTCTTTAAGCTGCTTCTGGCTGTTAAATGCACCAATCTGACAGCCCGAGCTTACACAAAGGAAGCTGGAATCATGAAACCATAGGAGGAGTTTAGAGAAACTCAGCAGTGTTGATGTGTGGCATTTGGCATAAAATGTGTGCAGGATATCTCTCAATCTAAATCCCTCAGACGGTTGGTCATACAGGTCATCACTACATCCCACCTTTGAGCCACAATGCCAGTTTACCTGTACACAAACCAaccagctctgccacttcctttCTTGGCGGCTCAGAAGTGTGAAGGcagtgggttgacttcaacctCCCATACAGCCTTACAGtggtcacatttaaataaaacggAATATCAGGCCCGACTtgaatgtgttttgtgaaaggggcCACTGCtattacatttatatttgttttctggcctgtaaaagcacaaaaacctCCTAAGGGGCCTTTCAGGCAGAGCTGaggcacagcagagagggactGGGAGGGCTTGATTAAGTTTAGCTGTAAAACTAAGTCTTTTCccaaaaatctgctttaatgcttgtcagatttgtttgtgtttcgtGAGGATTTGGGCTAACTTTGGTCGAGAATAGGGCAGTAGCTTGATTTGCTTAAGATACAAAACTGCCTCTAGTTTTCAACTGAGCTCAAGCTTTTGTACATAAAATAGGCTAAATCTGGAGCATAATTCACACTTTAACCTGGGCTGAATTATTTCTCTTGACCTATCGAATCTCGGTCTTTACTGGGGCAAACCATTTTGACAATAATCCCCTCTTCATGCTCAGAATGAAGCACAAAATACAGGTGAGGATTGAATAAAATCTGCTGGTGGAGTTGAGTCCCCAGTGTCCCAAATGCATGCAAGTAACAATGTAGCTTCATTGCAGCTTTTCCTGTATataatgtgacatttttcaCCTCAATGAGCCACAACCTTGTTGTACACAAGTGTGATAATTAACACAACACAATTTAATTAAGTTACTTATGAATacatcattctgtttttatagtGAACCGTTTAAGAAGAGAGTGCCtccagttttttaattaaattctgtaATTAGTAGTTCCTGAGCTGAGGTTTTCAGGCATGAACGGCTATTAGATGTATAAAACATATTACTACTGTCAGTATTTGAATGTAATAGCAATAAGGTGTCATAcaaacagtacaaaaaaaatataatgaaactTACCAAGCAAACTTGCCACTATAGAGACGAGGCCAGTCCCAGCTCCCAGCTCCAGCACTGCTTTATCCATCAGATTCATTTGTTCCTGGTTGTTCTCTAAGAATTGGCTCAAAGCTATGGCCTTTACAAAGATGACATTCtcactttcacattaaaaaaaacactgagtgTGCATTAGATCAGAGCAGTCATGGCAGGACATACCCCAGGCCAGATCAGAGCACCGTACGTGTCCATCGACTCCCGGATGCTGATGTCCTGACCCGCAA
This genomic stretch from Kryptolebias marmoratus isolate JLee-2015 linkage group LG6, ASM164957v2, whole genome shotgun sequence harbors:
- the LOC108232331 gene encoding rhodopsin kinase GRK1-like; this encodes MDIGGLTTVVANSAYINARGSIDGSNAAAARDKKYHSRLKLPHITVCEGLRDTLDLAFDSVCVQQPIGKRLFREFLEANQDYHGACRLWKDIEDYDLAEDSERAKKASKIVQRYMDPSAKHFCPYLPEDIIAKVKESLESVGDSLFAAALDKTLEYLQEAPYVFFLESMYLKRFLQWKWLEMQPMDDDWFLDFRVLGKGGFGEVSACQMRATGKLYACKKLNKKRLKKRKGYEGAMVEKRILEKVHSRFIVSLAYAFQTKEELCLVMTIMNGGDLKYHIYLVDENNPGFDEPRACFYIAQIIQGLEHLHQKKIIYRDLKPENVLLDNDGNVRISDLGLAVELKEGKTMTKGYAGTPGYMAPEMLKGDKYNTSVDYFTLGVTLYEFIAAKNPFRNRGEKVEREDMKERMLTRVVTYPDNFSEHTKSLCDGLLAKDVEQRMGFKNECCDEIRAHPFFKSINWRKLNAGILPPPFVPDPKVVYAKSLDDVGAFSSVRGVGLEDSDKSFFDEFATGNISIPWQEEMIEMGIYGELNLWGPEGTIPNDLRRESILEQPKSSTCCVS
- the zgc:172067 gene encoding S-adenosylmethionine-dependent methyltransferase domain-containing protein, whose translation is MEGLFSASQPFQQKYFGNRKEEGDMKPDEKPQVEGGTTDEALTDQHLMTKEALGRRNIWEPSVYYALGKESFHFAGQDISIRESMDTYGALIWPGAIALSQFLENNQEQMNLMDKAVLELGAGTGLVSIVASLLGAWVTATDQSEILSNLTFNLRRNTKGRSRYTPQVAALSWGQDLERHFPYPSCHYDYVLAADVIYHHDFLEELLKTMLHFCRPGSGTTLLLANKIRFQSDLRFIESFRSKFNTMLLTELPQQEVRIYKATAKE